The Hordeum vulgare subsp. vulgare chromosome 7H, MorexV3_pseudomolecules_assembly, whole genome shotgun sequence DNA window GCGAACAAACAAACAAGTCTCGATTTCTTCCAAATGCACGCACAGCATGTGAAAACCTCGCAAAATCTGACAAGAAAATGACAGCAATTGAAATGAAACCCCACTTGCCTCCCTCTTCCTCCCGGCTGGCAAAAACTTCAGACACCGCCTCTATTTACACACCATCAACAGGGCGGTCTTTCGCTCTCTCGCCGGGGGTAGATGAAGAAGCAGGGGGATGGTCGCCTGATGCACAGGCAGCAGTAACTTGTAAACTAGTGGTAACATGGTAACGTTCTTCGTGAGTGCCATGCACTGCAACGAATGGTCTTCTTCTCTCCAGTGCTGCCCCCGGTCACGCCGAGGACAACGACAAGCGGCTGGACCACGCCGGCGGGGGCGATGGAGGCTGCTTGCGGTTGCGGGCGTGCGCCGCCTCCAACTCAGAGGTGAGCATGTCGAACATGACCTGCACGTCCTGGTACCCGCAGGTCTGCACGTCCTCGTGGAGCTTCAGTATCCCGCCGCTGCCTGCATCACAGTGCGCAGATTCAGTTTCAGATAAGCTTCTTTTACTTTGCTCTTCTTTTGAGACGAGTATCAGATGTGTTCTTTGT harbors:
- the LOC123411991 gene encoding uncharacterized protein LOC123411991 — its product is MACWRKKVVFRARRAWAAVSSRVLRGSKSGSGGILKLHEDVQTCGYQDVQVMFDMLTSELEAAHARNRKQPPSPPPAWSSRLSLSSA